The genomic stretch AATTTCCGGTTATTCGGGCAAGTGAAAAAGTCGCCTTCGGCATCATAATCCCAGTGAGCTACTTGGTAAGGATCTTGTTTATATTTCTTTTGCTTTTCTTTTCGGTAGTGATTATAGGTGATGAGAGGGATGCGCTTCCGATTATTTACCACATCATCATAATTTTGCTCACTGCCATATCCGGCATCCGCGACAATATAGTCGGGCAGCTCAAAAAAGTCCCGTTCAATCTTATCAAGGAAAGGGATGAAAGTTCGCGTATCCGTAGGATTCGGGAACACATCATAGGCCAGGGCATATTGACCTTCAGTAGCCAGCTGCACATTGTACCCAGGTTTAAGTTGGCCATTTTTCATATAATCATCTTTCATGCGCATAAAAGTGGCACCATGGTCAGTTTTGGAGTAGCTATTTCTGTCTCCGAAGATTTCCATGTCGACCTGATATTTTGATTTCCGTTTAATGAAATCATTGACTTGCTTTCGGTACTGTTTTGGTGCTTTACGTTCGGAACGAAGCTGCTTGCGTTCGGCAGTATCATCACTTGCTTCTATGCGGCGATCGTATTCCTGCACCTTTTCGTCCAGTTTTTCTGCTACTTTTGTTAACTCTTCGCCCGATAGGGCTTCGGGGTTCTCCAGCTCGATTGCGGGGATAATTTCCTGCTCCAACAGTTCTTCATACATCTGAGCCGATCTTTCCACCAATTGCGTACTGTATTTCTCAGTGGACTTCCGCCATACAAAAGTAAACTTGTTGGCATTTGCTTCGATTTTGGTGCCATCAATAAAAATGGCTTCTTCTTCAATGACTTTTTCTTGAACCAGCTGGCTGCGAAATTGGACAAAGCACTGGCGTAAGAGTTCTTTTACGTGAGGGTTCACACGGAATCGGTTGATGGTGCGATAGCTGGGCTGATAATCTTGGGCAAGCCACATCATGCGTACGCTGTCTTGAAGTAATGACTCAATTTTACGGCCCGAGAAAACGGATTGCGTATAGGCACATAAAATAATCTTCATCATCATGCGAGGGTGATAAGCAGGGTGTCCGGTTTCCCGACGGAAACCGTCAAAAGCTTCGTCTGGAATACTTTCTACTAAATGGTTAACGGTAAAAGCAATATCATTTTCAGGTAATTTTCTTTCCAAATCTAGAGGTAAAACGACTTCACACATGGTATAATGTTTAAACATAAGGACCCTCCTCTTTTGTGTTTTGTGTCGTAACTTAATTCTATCAGAGGGGTCCTTTTTTTGCTTCTATAAACAGTAAATTAACGATAAAAAGATGAGGCAGGCATCTCCGAATTCTCGGAGACGCCTGCCTCATTTTAATTTCTCATTTTTTGGGGTTTTGTCCCGCTCTCATTTTTTAATGGGACCGTTAGTCACCGGATAGTGTCAAAAGGGATCTGATCTTAGTGGGGTGGTCTACATCTCAGATTCGTACACAAAAAATCCAAACGACACGGCTGTTAAACGGCGCATCGTTTGGATTTTATATAGTCAAAAGCACTATTAATTGTGTGTCTTGCAAGTATACTGCTTTATTTCACAGCTAACTTTTTCACTAAGCTTTCTTCTGGTGTCACGTACAAAGTTTTTTGCTGGTCATACGTTACAAAACCTGGCTTGGCGCCATTTGGCTTTTTGACATGACGTATAAGCGTATAATCTACTGGTACGGAAGAGGATAGTCTGGACTTACTGAACCAAGCTGCTAATTTAGCTGCTTCTTCTAATGTTTCTTCAGAAGGTTTGCTTGATCGGATGATGACGTGGGATCCCGGAATATCCTTTGTATGCAGCCATGTATCTTGTTTGTGCGCAAGCTTCATCGTCAAGTATTCATTCTGCTTGTTGTTATGTCCGACCAGAATGGCCGTGCCGTCTGTTGCGGTATATGACTCTGGTGTTGGCAAGTTCGGCTTTTTGTTTTTCTTTTGCTGTGTTTTAGCTTTCAAGTAGCCTTGCTCACGCAGTTCCTCACGAATCTCCTCAACATCCTGCTCTCGCGCACCTTCCACTTGCTGGACGAGCTGATCTAGATAGTCGATTTCCGCATTTGTTTTCTCTAGCTCCTGCTCTACCATCGTACGTGACTTTTTCAATTTATTGTATTGCTTGAAATAGCTTTGTGCATTTTCG from Terribacillus sp. DMT04 encodes the following:
- a CDS encoding IS1182 family transposase yields the protein MFKHYTMCEVVLPLDLERKLPENDIAFTVNHLVESIPDEAFDGFRRETGHPAYHPRMMMKIILCAYTQSVFSGRKIESLLQDSVRMMWLAQDYQPSYRTINRFRVNPHVKELLRQCFVQFRSQLVQEKVIEEEAIFIDGTKIEANANKFTFVWRKSTEKYSTQLVERSAQMYEELLEQEIIPAIELENPEALSGEELTKVAEKLDEKVQEYDRRIEASDDTAERKQLRSERKAPKQYRKQVNDFIKRKSKYQVDMEIFGDRNSYSKTDHGATFMRMKDDYMKNGQLKPGYNVQLATEGQYALAYDVFPNPTDTRTFIPFLDKIERDFFELPDYIVADAGYGSEQNYDDVVNNRKRIPLITYNHYRKEKQKKYKQDPYQVAHWDYDAEGDFFTCPNNRKLAFRYLSERCDKFGFKRHYRVYECDDCTACPLRAECTKAKEGNNRKIYYNERWEKQKAYTQQLLSEKETGKIYGKRKIDVEPVFGFLKAHLCFTRFSVRSKEKVENELGFAFMAVNIRKFTARSASIVRNSKNIRSKKISVTIFLVTEIFFVSERSYVPLSFKKRCTFD